The genomic DNA GGGTAGAGGACGAACTCGCCGTCCACGTAGCCCACGCGGGCGCCGACGATAGGGCCGAGGAAGGGCATCTTGGAAATGTGGCAGGCGGCGGAAGCGCCGGTCAGGGCCAGAACGTCCGGGTTGACGTGCTTGTCGGCGGACAGGACGGTGGCGATGATCTGCACTTCGTCGGAGAAGCCCTTGGCGAACAAGGGACGGATGGGACGGTCGATGAGCCGGGAGACCAGGGTCTCATGCTCGGAGGGACGGCCCTCGCGGCGGAAGTAGTTGCCCGGCACGCGGCCGGCGGCGTAAGCCATTTCCTGATAGTTGCAGGTCAGCGGGAAGAAGCCCCGGTCTTCAGCCAGGGGCTGGGTCACGGCGGTGACCAGAACAGTGGTGCTTCCGGAAGAAATGGTCACCGCGCCGGAGGCTTGGCGAGCGTATTTTCCGGTTTCGATGGTGATGTCGAGATCGCCGACCGTCGCGGTAACGCTGGTGGCGTCGAAAGGAATCATCGTCATGGAGATTCTCCTGCCTTATGAATTAAGGCAATAAAGGTGGATCACTTTCTGCGATAATCCCTCGAGTGGGGTTAGCCGGCTTGGGGAGGAGCTTTTGGGGCCATGGGAACCTCGGGTTCCCAAAAACGCCTTCCGCAGCCAACTAATCTGTGGGTGGGGATTCGTTCGGGGCCGTGGAAAGACGGCTCCGACGCAGAAAGTGACGTACGAGCGGGGGAGGTTTTACCCTCCCCCAAACATCAATTCTTCAAAGAACTACTTGCGCAGACCGAGGCGGCCAATCAGGTCGCGATAGCGCTGGATGTCCTTATTTTGCAGGTACTTGAGCAGTTTCCTGCGCTGTCCGACCAGTTTCAGCAGGCCGGTGCGGGAGTGGTGATCCTTGGTATGGGTCTTGAAGTGGGTGGCCAGGTAGGTGATGCGCGCGGTCAGCAGCGCAACCTGGACTTCCGGGGACCCGGTGTCACCTTCGCAGGTCTTGTACTCGTCAATGATCTTCTGTTTTTCTTCAGCAGTCATCACCACAGCGATATCCTCCTAAGTTGGATGTTGCTTTTAACGTTGTGCCGGACGCAGAGGTCCCGTTACGGATCAGTCCCGGTTCCAGAGTCCCCGGAGAATGGCCCATCTGGGCTTGTCGTCCTGAAGCTTGGCCTCCACCAGTGCCAGGGGGGAGCCGTCGGGACCGAGCAACATGGCTCGATCGCCGAGTACGCCCGCCAGCATGGTACCGGGTTGGTCGGTCACCGGCAGCCAGGACCCGTTCATGACGAGTCCGGCCAGCGGTTCGGTCAACCGATACCTCGGCCAGTGAGGCAGGGTGTCCGCAAGCGGAATCACCCGTTCCGGAAATAATTCCGGGTGCTCCAGAACGTCCTCCAGGTCAAAGGCCTGATCGAGCCGGAAAGGCTCGCTGGCTTCTCTGACCAGGCTGGTCAGCGCCGCGCCGCACCCCATTCGTGTCCCCAAGCTGTGGACCAGGGATCGTATGTAGGTGCCCGCGGAACAGCTGACCCTGAATGCCGCTTCGGGCGGATTCACGTCCAGCGCTTCCACATGAGAAATCACGATGGGCTTCATTTTGACCGGTGTTTCCAGACCTTCGCGGGCCAGGGCGTACAGCGGCTTCCCCTCGTGTTTGGCAGCCGAATAGGCAGGAACCTCCTGCTCTGTCAACTCTTTCCAATACAAAATTTCACGTTCGACATCTGCCGAAGTGGCCTCCACCGGGCTTTCCTTGAGTATTTCCCCTTGGATATCAAGCGTGTCGGTGGTTATTCCGAGCCGAAATGTTCCGGAATAGGTCTTGGTCCCGCCGGAAAGGTACGGCGCAAGCTTGGTTGCCTGTCCGAGAAGGACCAGGAGCACTCCCTCGGCCATGGGGTCCAGGGTGCCGCCATGACCGATCTTGAACTGCTTGAGGCGGTGTTTGATGTCGTTCAGGCAGTCGGTCGACGTGGGGCCGGACGGCTTGTTCAGGATAAGCAGGCCGTCGAGTTGGAACGGGCTGCGTTTCTTGGATCGGCGTCCCATCTATCCACGCTCCAGTTGTTCCGCAACGGCCTTGACGAGTTGCTCTCTGGCTTCGGCTAGGGGGGCCTGGATGGAGCCGCCCGCCGCGTTCTTGTGTCCGCCGCCGCCGAATCGGGCGGCCACCTGCTGAACATTGTCGTCCCCGTAGGAGCGCAGGCTGAATTTGTAGAGGTCCGGTCCTTCCTCGCGCAGTATGGCGGCCACTCGCACGGTTTTGAGACGGCGCAGAAAGTTAATCAGATTTTCGGTGTCCGCATTGGTGGTCCCGGTGCGCTTGAACATTTCCTTCGTGATTACGGTCGCGCAGATTTGTTTGTCCTGGAAAAGTTCCATGGTGCTCATGGCCTCGGTCCACAGCTTCATGCGGTTCTCGGACCATTGCTTGGTAATGCGCTCGTTCATCAGGGCGATATCGAGTCCGGAGCGGAGCATCTGCGCGGCCAACTCCAACGACTCGGGGGTGGTGTTGCCGTAGGTGAAGAAGCCGGTGTCCGTGGCTACCGCCAGGTAGACGCATTCGGCCAGAGGGCCGGTGAGGGGCACATCCAGCGCCTCGGCGAGCAGGGCGACCATATTGCCCACGGCAGGCTGGGTCGGGTCCACCCAATTGACCGCGCCGAACTCGTCATTGCCCAGGTGATGGTCAATGTTGATGAATCCGGTTTCGTTCGATCGGGCGGCCAGGGATTCCCCCATGCGCTCGCGGCTGCCGCAGTCCAGGACAAAGCTCCAGGCGGGCAGGGTGTCGGGCAGCTCGCTCGCGATGGGCGTCGGCGCGTCGACAAAGGCATAGCGCGAAGGCAGGCCGGAGGGATTGTAGAGCTTGACCCGTTTGCCCATGGTGGTCAGGAGATGCCCAAGGGCACAGATGGAGCCGATGGCGTCGCCGTCGGGACTGTAGTGCGAGGCGACCAGAAACTCGTCGTGGTCTCTGATTACGTCGCTAATCCTTCGGATGGGACTTTCCATAGACCACGTCCTCAAGAAATTCATCGAACTGGAAGCGAAGTTCCGGGGTGTATTGCAGCTTGAGGATGCGTCCGAGCCGGGAGCGGAGGAAGCCCGTGGCCTTCTCCAGACCGGCCTGGACTTCCCGGCGGTGCTCGGCGTCGCCTGAAACAGTGTAGAATATTTCGGCGATACGCAGGTTGGAATTCATGCGTACGCCGGACAGGGTGACGAACTGCAGGCGCGGGTCCGCCGCCTCCTCCACGAGAAGGGTGCTGATTTCGCGCATGATCTGGTCGCCCATGCGTACGGCTCGTCTCGAACCGGATGCTTTCATTGCCTTATCCTCTATTCGGTATCCGAAAAGATTTCCGTGTTGCAGCGTGTCAGTTCCACCGGGGAGATTGCCTCCACCATGGCCAGGGCCTTGGACAGGGTGCTCTCCACCCGTTCCGTGGCATTGGCTGTGGTGACCACGCCCAGAACCAGCTTGTCATGTACGTCGAGAGCGTCGGTCTCGGCAACGGAAACGTTGAACTTGTTCCGCAGCTTTTGCTTCAGGCTCAGGGAAACCTTGCGTTTGTCCTTGAGGGAGCGGTTGCCGTGCAGCCTGAATTCGAGGGAGAGGACGCCGATAATCATGCCGGTTCCTGTTGAAAAAAAGAATGCGGGCGGCCCATTTGCCAATGAGCCGCCCGCGTCATTGGGTTCTCTATGCTAGTCGATGGTACGGGCGACTTCCTTCGTATCGAAGGCTTCAATGGTGTCGCCGACCTTTACGTCGTTGAACTTTTCCAGTCCGATGCCGCATTCGTAGCCCTTGGCCACTTCACGCACATCGTCCTTTTCGCGGCGCAGGGAAGCGATCTGGCCGGTGTAGATGACCACGCCGTCGCGCAGCAGTCGAGCCTTGCAACCCCGGGATATCTTGCCGTCGGCCACCATGCAGCCCGCGATCACGCCGACCTTGGGCACGTTGAAGGTGGCTCGCACTTCGGCCTGGCCCAGGTACACCTCTTCGATGTCCGGGGCGAGCATTCCGCTCATGGCGTCCTTCACTTCCTGCACCAGCTTGTAGATGATGTCGTAGAAGCGGATTTCCACGCCTTCCTGCTCGGCGATCTGCTTGACCTTCAGGTTCGGGCGGACGTTGAAGCCGATGATGATGGCCTCGGACGCACCCGCAAGCAGGATGTCGGACTCGGTGATGGCACCCGCGCCGCCGTGGACGACGCTGATCTTGACCTCGTTCGTGGACAGCTTGTTCAGGGCCTCGGTCACGGCTTCCAGCGAACCCTGCACATCGGCCTTGAGCACCAGGTTCAGGGTCTGGGCCTCGTCATTGGGCTTGGAAGCCAGGAAGGACTCCAGAGTGACCTTGGTCTTGGCGGACAGAATCCGCTCACGCTGTTTCATTGCGCGGCTCTGGGCGATGCGGCGGGCGACCTTTTCGTCGTCCACCACGAATAGCTCATCACCGGCTTCGGGCAGGCCGTCAAAGCCCTGGATCTCCACGGGCATGGCCGGACCGGCGGATTTGATCTTCTTGCCCTGGTCGTTGAACATGGCCCGGACCTTTCCGAAATGGATGCCGGACACGAAGCTGTCGCCCTGGTTGATGGTGCCTTCGCTGATGAGCATGGTGCCCACCGGGCCGCGGCCCTTGTCCAGGCGCGCCTCGACGATGTGTCCGCGGGCGTGCTTGTCGGGGTTGGCCTTGAGCTCCATGACCTCGGCCTGGAGCAGAACCATTTCGAGCAGCGCGTCAATGCCTTCTTTCTTCTTGGCGGAAACGTGGGCGAAGATGGTGTCGCCACCCCATTCCTCGGGTGCCAGGCCCAATTCGGCCAGCTCGCGCTTGACGTTGTCCGGGTTGGCCCCTTCCTTGTCCATCTTGTTCACGGCCACCACGATGGGTACGCCGGCCGCCTTGGAGTGGGAAATGGCCTCTCGGGTTTGATCCATGACGCCGTCGTCGGCAGCGACAACCAGGATGACGATGTCGGTCACCTGGGCACCGCGCATACGCATGGTGGTAAACGCCTCGTGACCGGGGGTATCCAGGAAGACGATTTCGCCCCGGGCGGTCTGGACGTGGTACGCGCCGATGTGCTGGGTGATGCCGCCAGCTTCGCCGTCCGTCACGTTGGACATGCGGATGGCGTCGAGCAGGGAGGTCTTGCCGTGGTCGACGTGACCCATGATGGTCACGACCGGCGGACGCGGCTTGAGATCTTCTTCCTTGTCTCCCTCGGTGGGGATGAGGAATTCCTGCTCGTCGAAGGACACGTTCTCAACCTCGTAGCCGAACTCGCCGGCCAGAAGGGAAGCGGTATCCAGGTCCAGAGACTGGTTGATGGTGGCCATGACACCGAGACCGAAGAGGGCCTTTATCAGGTCCTGGGCCTTGATGCCCATTTGGCGGGCCATGTCGGCAAGGCGGATGGCCTCGTCAAACTTGATTTTACGCTTGGCCGCCTTCATCGGCTGCGCCTGGGGCTGGTCGTGATGCACGATGGGCTGCTGTCCTCGGCGGCCCTTCTTTCTGCGACCCTTGCGTCCCTGCGGGAAATTATCGCTGTACAGCTTGTTGGTGTGATCCTGTCCTCCATCGTTGGCGAACTCGACCACACGGCGATCCTTCTTGCCCTTTTTCTTCTTGCTGCGACCGTCGGCCACACCGGGATCCGGAACGGGAGCGGCGCCATTCGGCTTGGGCCCCGCACCGGGCCGCGCGCCGGGCCGAGCGCCCGGCCGAGCGCCGGGTCGAGCGCCGGGACGGCCAGTAGACCGACCTGCGCCGCGATTGGCGGGACGTCGTTCCGCCTGGGCCTCTTTGGCCGCCTCGCGGGCCTGTACTTCGGCCTCGGTGGGCATGGAGATAATCCGGACCTTGGGGGCCTCGGGCTCTCTCTTTTTCTTTTTCTTCTTCTTGGGCTCGGCCTTTTCCGCCTTTTCCTCCCGTGCGGGAGCGGCGGCGGGTGCGGCTTCCGCCTTCTCCTCGGCCTTTTCCGCGTGAGCAGCAGGTTCGGAAGCGGCTTTAGCCTCGGGCGCAGGTTCGGAAACGGCTTCGGCTTCAGGCGCGGCCTCAGGTTCGGGCTTGGCTTCGGCAGGGGCGGGTTCGGGAGCGGCCTCTGCTGCCACGGCTTTAGCGGCCGGGGCCTCTGCGACCTCGGCGGCTTCCTCTTCGGGGGCCTGTTTCGGCTCCTCGACGGCGGGCTTTATGATTTTGACCTGAGGAACCGATTTGCGCCGGGCCGGCTTGGGAGCGGGCTTCTCAACGGTTTTCTCGGCTTCCTTTTCGGGAGCCTTCACGGTTTCCTTCTCGGCAGGCGCGGCCTCGACGGATTCAGGCGCACCAGTCTCCTGGGCGGCTTCCTCGATTCCGTCAGCCGATTCCTCGGTAACGTGCGCGGCTTCTTCCTTGGAAGATTTGGATTTCTTGCGCCTGCGCCGGATGATGACGCCGGACTCGCCCACTCGGCGGACCTCTCTTCTTCCGGCGCCGCCTTTCTTCAATTCCGCCTTGAGGCGGTCCACATCTTCGTCTTCCACGACAGTCTTCTGGCTTTTCGCCTGGACGCCGATCTCGCGAAGCTGCTGAATGATCTCCTTGTTGCTGAGATTGAGCTCAGCAGCCAAGTCTTCTACCCGAACCTTTGCCGTCATCTAATCACCTCGCACGTTTCTTCATCAGGCCCGCCATGATCTTCGGGAATCGTTCCCGGCATTGGGCCTGGCCGCATACGTAATATCCACGTCCCGGCCAGATCATGGCCGGGTCCGGAATCGGCCCCGCGTCGGGGCCGTCCGTTTCTCCGGGGCGCACGTACCGCAGAAGTTCCCGCTTGGGGAACCGCTTGCGGCAAACGACGCACATGCGTTCAGGCTCGTGCCCTTGCTCGCTCATGCGCCGTTTCCGTCCGGAGTTTACTTGTTTTCCTCGCCTTCGGCGGGAGTCTCGTTATTTTCTTCGGCTTCTTCGCCGAGTTCTTCCGCCGCAACCTCGGATGCCTCTGCGGTAGGGGCCTCATCGGGCTCGGAAGCGGGCTGCTCGATGTCCAGATCCGGCGCGAGCATATTGATGGCCAGGCGGATGTCCGCGATCTTTGCCTCGGTCATGCCCTTGATGTCCAGAAGTTCTTCGTCGTCGGTCCGCACAATGGAGTCGATGGACTCGAAGCCGGCGGCGAAGAAGTTTTCCATGGGAACTTCGGCCACGCTGGCGATTTGGTCCATGCCCTTGCGTGCGGCATTGAGTTCGCCGTACCGGGATTCGGTGAAAATGTCTATTTTCCAGCCGAGGAGCTTGGCGGCCAGCTTGACGTTCTGACCCTTGCGGCCGATGGCCAGGGTGAGCTGATCGTCGGGGCAGACCACTTCCAGAGCTTCTTCCTCCTCGTCCACGGTGATCCGGGAGATCACGGCGGGGGAGAGGGCGTGCTGGGCGTACATGGCGATGTCCGGAGACCAGACAACGATATCGATGCGCTCGCCCTTGAGCTCCTGCACCACGTTCTGGATGCGGGAGCCGCGGATGCCGACGCAGGCGCCAACCGGGTCCACGTCGCGCTCGCGGGACATGACGGCCACCTTGGCGCGCAGTCCGGCATCGCGGGCGACACCCATGATCTTGACCGTGCCGTCGGCAACCTCGGGCACTTCGCGCTTGAAGAGTTCGACCATGTAGTCGGGATGCGAGCGGGAGACGATGACCTGCGGGCCACGCGACTCCTTCAATACATCAATGATATATGCCTGCACCCGGTCGCCGCGCTTGTAGCGCTCTCTGGGGATCTGCTCGTCCTTGGGCAGCAGGGCCTCGGTCCGGCCGAGGTTGATGATCCAGCCGGTGCGGTCGCGGCGCTGAATGATGCCGCTGGCAATTTCGGACACGCGGTCCTTGTATTCTTCGTAAATGATTTCCTGCTCGGCGTCGCGCATCCGCTGGATGATGACCTGCTTGGCGCTCTGGGCGGCAATGCGGCCGAGTTCCTCGATCTTGAGCGGGAAGCCCATTTCGTCGTCCAACTGGGCGTTGGGATCGTGGGCGACGGCGTCTTCGAGAGAAATTTCGCTGACGGGGTCATGCACCTCGTCCACGACAACCTTGAATTCGAAGACCTCGATCTCGCCGAGCTCCTCGTTGAAGGCCACTTCGATGTCCATGGTCTCGCCGTATTTGCGGGCCACGGCGGATCGGACTGCCTCCTCAAGGGTGTCGATCAACAGGTCGCGGTCGATGCCCCTGTCCTTGCTGATCTGGTCGATGGCTCTTTTCAGCTCCGACATGATAAACCTCCGCTTGCGCCGGTTGGGCCTCTCCCCCCGGCAGTGATATCAACTAAAATTCGTGGACCAAGGTGATTTTCTTGATGGCGGTCCAATCGAAGTCAACGGTTTCGTCGTCGATCTTGACGGTGACGGTTTCGCCTTCGACCCTGGTCAGCTCACCCTTGTACTTGCGGCGGTCGTCCATCGGCTCATGGAGCAGGATGTCGACCTTGCGGCCCTCGTAGCCGGTCAGTTGGTCCGGATTGAAGAAGGGGCGCTCCAGTCCGGGCGAAGAGACTTCGAGATTGAAGGCGCCGGGAATGACGTCCTCCACCTCAAGCATGAGTCCCACCTGACGGCTGACTTCGGCGCACTGGTCGATGTTCACGCCGCCCGGAGCGTCGATGTATATGCGGACGACGCGCTTCTTGCCCGTAGAAGGGGAGGTCAGGCCCCAGAAGACGTAGCCGAGGTTCTCCACCTCGGGTCGGATCATATCCGACAACATTTCCTCAAAAGTCTGGCGCATCGTTTCAATTCTCCCGCCGGAAAGGCATTCCAGTCCGGCAAATAAAAAAAAGGTGAGCCCGAGCTCACCTACGCGAACCCCGCAGGGTCCTTTTATTGAACTCTGCGAAAGGCTTTGGAGCGGGTGACGGGGGTCGAACCCGCGACACCAAGCTTGGGAAGCTTGTACTCTACCAACTGAGCTACACCCGCTCGGAAACGAAGCTATTTATACATATGCACAGGGGTTGTCAACAATCTTGATGCAGAATCTAGCCGGACCGGAAAAAAAGGCCCCCCTCCGGCATTGGCATGTATAGTGCAAAACTTCCGCCGAACAGGAGGAACACCCTATGCGGGACAGTACGCAAAGCGCCATATTCGGGGCTTTATCCAATGAATTGAGGATGTCGTCCATCGCCAATAATTTGGCGAACGTGAACACATCGGCTTTCAAGAAGGACAAATTGGCCTTCCATGACACCTTTGTCCGTTTCGCCCACGACTATCTCGTGGATTCGAAGACCTCCATCCGGGGGAAGGACATGTTCCCGGAAGGGCATATCATGGCCAAGGCGCGTCTTTCGGCCCAGCAGCCCGACTTTCAGCAGGGCAGCCTTGAGCGCACGGGCAACCAGCTTGATTTCGCGCTTTCCGGCCAGGGGTTCTTTTCCGTTCAGGGCGACGATGGGATGCTTTACACGAGAGCCGGGAATTTCGTCACCGATTCCAATGGGATGCTTCGCACTCTCGATGGACATCCGGTTCTGGTCAGCGGCGGTCCGCTGATTGTTCCTCCCGGGGGGCGCATTGAGGCGGACGGCGACGGCAATGTCCTCGTCAACGGCCAGCCTGCCGGCGCCTTCGACCTCGTCGATTTCGAAGACCCTACAGCACTTGAGCGGGCCGGGTCCAACTATTTTGTTGATCCCGGCGGCGCAGGGCAAATCCCGCCCGAGGAGCTCGCCGTGGCCCAGGGATTCATCGAGAAGTCCAATGTGGAGGTCGTCACCGAGATGGTTTCCATGATCGAAACGCAGCGGGCTTTCACAATGTATACGAAGATGATTCAGACCGACAGCGATCTGGACACCAAACTGATCACTCAGGTGGGCCGTCCCACCGCCTAGCTAGGAGGATTGCATCATGATGCGTTCCCTGTGGACCTCTGCGACCGGCATGATCGCCATGCAGACGCAGATCGACACTCTTTCGAACAACCTGGCCAACGTCTCCACCACCGGCTTCAAGAAGAGTCGGGCGGAGTTCGAGGACCTCATGTACCAGACGCTGAAGATCGCGGGCAGCCAGAATGCCGACGGTACCCGGACTCCGGTGGGTATGCAGATCGGCATGGGCGTGCGTCCCGTGTCCGTGCACAAGTTCTTTACCCAGGGCGACTTCCAGAACACCGGCAACCCCCTGGACATGGCCATCGAAGGCGAGGGCTTTTTTCAGGTCATGATGAACGGTGAGGAGGTCTACACCCGCGACGGTTCCTTCGAACTGGACGACGAAGGCCGTCTGGTCACGGCCGGAGGACACGCGTTACAGCCGGAATTCACCGTCCCGCCCGAGACGGCCAGCGTGTCGGTCTCCGAGACCGGGACCATATCGGCCCTGGACAAGGACGGCACCGTGCTCGCCCAGGCCGACATAGACATTTATCGTTTCCAGAACCCGGCCGGGCTCATCGCCACCGGGCGGAACTTCTATCGCGAAAGTGAAGCCTCGGGCACGGCTGTGGCCGGGACCCCGGGCGACGAGAACTTCGGGACCATCGCCCAGGGCTTTTTGGAAGGGTCCAACGTGGAGATGGTGGACGAGATGGTCGGCCTGATCGTGGGCCAGCGCGCCTTTGAGATCAACTCCAAGGCCATTACCACCTCTGACGGCATGTTGCAGACGGCCATCAACATCAAGCGATAGCGGCTGATCGGGGAGATCGCGCCGCAAGGCAGGTTCGTATTTATGTGGAAGAAGCGGAGTCGTCGCGCCAGGGGCGTTCGGTACGTTCTGGCGGCGTGCCTGGCCGCCGTGCTGTTGGCCGGGTCCGTTCCGGCCGGAGCGGCCGGAGGCAACCGATGGAAGGGGCTGGTCAGAAGCGTGGCCTGCGTCAAGGGGCCCGATGTCCTTTTGGGCGAGATCGCGGACCCGGTGGACGCTGTGGCGCAACGCCAGTGGCCGACCCTGTCGACCGTCAAACTCTGGAAAGCCTCGGACCGGCTTGGCCACGTGGTCACTGTGCCCAGGGACAAGCTCAGGCGGATTCTTGAATATTACATGGGCGAAGAAGCGGGCAACCTGGCGCTGCCGAGCCAATTGACCGTGCAGACCGGCGGCCGAGTGGTGGATTCCTCGGAATTGACGTCTCGGATCGTCGCCTTTTTGACGCCCAAGGCCAAGGGGCTGGGCGGCGACGTGAAGCTCAACAATCTTCAGATGCCGGACCATATCTTTTTCCCCAATGATTACGACCGTCTGGTTGTCGACATGAAGGGCGATTTCAAGCCCGGCCGAAATGACATCATGCTGTGTGGCGTGACGCCGGACGGCAAGGTGATTTCCCGTCGGTCGGCCGTGGTGTTCGCCGATGTGTGGAAGGCCGTTCCCGTTGCCGCGCGGCCCATGAACCGGAACGAGCGGGTGACCGCCAACAAGGTTTCCTTCCGCCGCATGAACCTGGCCTACAACCGCGACGTCTGGGACGGCACCGGCGGACCCTGGCGCATGACCCGGACCCTCGGGCGCGGGCAGGTGTTCACCCAGTCTCACCTGGAGCCGGTCCCGCTCGTGGAGCGGGGCGAGATGGTCAACCTGGTTTTCAACGGCCGGGGCATTCGTTTGTCCATCAAGGCCGAGGCCATGGGCGAGGCGGGCGCGGGCCAGCAGGTGGAGGTCCGCAACACCCAAAGCAACAAAATCGTTTTGGCAACGGTGGTCGACAGTGAAACCGTGGTCGTCAGATAGACAAGGAGCAACGTCATGAGACGCTATTTCATTATGATAATGGCCTCCATCCTGCTGGCTGCGGGCTGCGCGCCAAAATATCAGGACGAGCCCATGCCCGTGCTCACGCCGCC from Pseudodesulfovibrio thermohalotolerans includes the following:
- the flgA gene encoding flagellar basal body P-ring formation chaperone FlgA → MWKKRSRRARGVRYVLAACLAAVLLAGSVPAGAAGGNRWKGLVRSVACVKGPDVLLGEIADPVDAVAQRQWPTLSTVKLWKASDRLGHVVTVPRDKLRRILEYYMGEEAGNLALPSQLTVQTGGRVVDSSELTSRIVAFLTPKAKGLGGDVKLNNLQMPDHIFFPNDYDRLVVDMKGDFKPGRNDIMLCGVTPDGKVISRRSAVVFADVWKAVPVAARPMNRNERVTANKVSFRRMNLAYNRDVWDGTGGPWRMTRTLGRGQVFTQSHLEPVPLVERGEMVNLVFNGRGIRLSIKAEAMGEAGAGQQVEVRNTQSNKIVLATVVDSETVVVR